A genomic window from Hyalangium gracile includes:
- a CDS encoding alpha/beta fold hydrolase: protein MHVLSTGAEPAADPLLMLTGGAGASAIGAFRELMLGPAGAAIRARRDIILFDQRGAGASTPSLKCPELGAMVAQQLGKPLSTEQQRALTAQALQQCHDRWVAAGVELSAYNSVESASDVAAVMKALGFGTYNIYALSYGTYLTQHVLRDHPEGIRGVTLDSTGPLERNILASAPKSGDRALRLLFSTCAADPACAQAYPGLEATTLQLMQTLAVTPATIQATHPTTGQPITWALTQEELIGGLLNSFSASSIPILPLLISSMTKGDFTPLNGLLPTWAQRDDSFADLREYTFRCTEAAGFSVDEVGQQGLYPPVAAFFTQVLEDIRDTCAAWALEPVDESALEPVRRDTPALVMSGQFDITTPPELGMQVHQNLANSFFIEFPATGHVVLGPCALGLLGAFLEDPAAKPDDACVRALELTFVTP from the coding sequence ATGCATGTGCTCAGTACGGGCGCGGAGCCGGCTGCTGATCCGCTGCTGATGCTGACGGGGGGAGCCGGCGCCTCGGCCATCGGCGCCTTCCGGGAGCTGATGCTGGGGCCGGCGGGAGCGGCCATCCGGGCCCGGCGGGACATCATCCTGTTCGACCAGCGCGGGGCGGGAGCCTCGACGCCGTCCCTGAAGTGCCCGGAGCTGGGGGCGATGGTGGCGCAGCAGCTCGGCAAGCCCCTGAGCACCGAGCAGCAGCGGGCGCTGACGGCGCAGGCGCTCCAGCAGTGCCACGATCGGTGGGTGGCCGCGGGAGTGGAGCTGTCGGCGTACAACAGCGTCGAGAGCGCCTCGGACGTGGCCGCCGTGATGAAGGCGCTCGGGTTCGGCACCTACAACATCTACGCGCTCTCGTACGGGACGTACCTGACGCAGCACGTGCTGAGGGACCACCCGGAGGGGATCCGCGGCGTCACGCTGGACAGCACCGGGCCGCTGGAGCGGAACATCCTCGCGAGCGCGCCGAAGAGCGGTGACCGGGCCCTGCGCTTGCTGTTCTCCACCTGTGCCGCGGACCCGGCCTGCGCCCAGGCCTACCCGGGCCTGGAGGCGACCACGCTGCAGCTGATGCAGACGCTGGCGGTCACTCCGGCGACCATCCAGGCCACGCACCCCACCACGGGACAGCCGATCACCTGGGCGCTCACGCAGGAGGAGCTGATCGGTGGGCTGTTGAACTCGTTCAGCGCCTCGTCGATCCCGATCCTGCCCCTGCTCATCAGCTCGATGACGAAGGGGGACTTCACGCCGCTGAACGGCCTCCTGCCCACGTGGGCGCAGCGGGATGATTCATTCGCGGACCTTCGGGAGTACACCTTCCGGTGCACGGAGGCGGCGGGCTTCTCCGTGGACGAGGTGGGGCAGCAGGGGCTCTACCCTCCTGTCGCGGCGTTCTTCACCCAGGTGCTGGAGGACATCCGGGACACATGCGCGGCCTGGGCCCTGGAGCCCGTGGACGAGTCGGCCCTGGAGCCGGTGAGGCGGGACACGCCGGCCCTGGTGATGTCGGGGCAGTTCGACATCACGACGCCGCCCGAGCTGGGGATGCAGGTGCACCAGAACCTGGCGAATAGCTTCTTCATCGAGTTTCCCGCCACGGGCCACGTGGTGCTGGGGCCCTGCGCGCTGGGTCTGCTGGGAGCCTTCCTGGAGGATCCAGCGGCGAAGCCGGATGACGCCTGTGTCCGGGCGCTCGAGCTCACGTTCGTGACGCCGTAG
- the miaB gene encoding tRNA (N6-isopentenyl adenosine(37)-C2)-methylthiotransferase MiaB — translation MKRYFIHTFGCQMNVNDSLRMSEVLAKLSYTPTPTPDDADLIILNTCAIREKAEDKMLSALGRYRPVKVSRGALIGVGGCVAQQEKDRLIKKVPYVDFVFGPDNIGKLPEIISRVEQERERVVETAFVDSEEYVFPRASAETSRGKVTEFVTVMKGCDNVCSFCVVPHTRGREVSRAFPDVLTEVAELASVGLREVTLIGQNVNSYKGGISFAQLLLRTAEVPGIERVRFTTSHPHDLSDELIEAFRTQPKIAPHFHLPVQSGADRILKMMRRDYTVEQYLERLEKLRAARPGIAVTTDIIVGFPGETDEEFELTLQLTEKVRYENQFSFIYSPRPKTGAALREKDWGPVPHEVKIARLERLQKLQRKICGEIAATQVGLEVEVLVEGHSKYDAAKRFGRTPENRTVNFDGDAPAGALVRVLIERATPNQLMGKQTRVVMAPTVVPPPAEALAGVQPDRFPLVVS, via the coding sequence ATGAAGCGCTACTTCATCCACACCTTCGGCTGCCAGATGAACGTCAACGACTCGCTCCGCATGAGCGAGGTGCTGGCGAAGCTCTCGTACACGCCGACGCCGACGCCGGATGATGCCGACCTCATCATCCTCAACACCTGCGCCATCCGCGAGAAGGCCGAGGACAAGATGCTGTCGGCCCTGGGGCGCTACCGGCCCGTCAAGGTCAGCCGCGGCGCCCTCATCGGCGTGGGCGGCTGCGTGGCCCAGCAGGAGAAGGACCGCCTCATCAAGAAGGTCCCCTACGTGGACTTCGTCTTCGGCCCCGACAACATCGGCAAGCTGCCGGAGATCATCTCCCGCGTGGAGCAGGAGCGCGAGCGCGTCGTCGAGACCGCCTTCGTCGACTCCGAGGAGTACGTCTTCCCCCGCGCCAGCGCCGAGACCTCACGCGGCAAGGTGACCGAGTTCGTCACCGTCATGAAGGGCTGCGACAACGTCTGCTCCTTCTGCGTGGTGCCCCACACCCGCGGCCGCGAGGTCAGCCGCGCCTTCCCGGACGTGCTCACCGAGGTGGCGGAGCTGGCCAGCGTCGGCCTGCGCGAAGTCACCCTCATCGGCCAGAACGTCAACTCGTACAAGGGCGGCATCAGCTTCGCCCAGCTCCTGCTGCGCACCGCCGAGGTGCCCGGTATCGAGCGCGTGCGCTTCACCACCAGCCACCCGCACGATCTCTCCGACGAGCTGATCGAAGCCTTCCGCACCCAGCCGAAGATCGCTCCCCACTTCCACCTGCCCGTGCAGAGCGGCGCCGACCGCATCCTCAAGATGATGCGCCGCGACTACACCGTGGAGCAGTACCTGGAGCGACTCGAGAAGCTGCGCGCGGCCCGGCCCGGCATCGCCGTCACCACCGACATCATCGTCGGCTTCCCCGGCGAGACGGACGAGGAGTTCGAGCTGACCCTGCAGCTCACCGAGAAGGTCCGCTACGAGAACCAGTTCTCCTTCATCTACAGCCCTCGGCCCAAGACGGGCGCCGCCCTGCGCGAGAAGGACTGGGGCCCGGTGCCCCACGAGGTGAAGATCGCCCGCCTGGAGCGCCTGCAGAAGCTCCAGCGGAAGATCTGCGGCGAGATCGCCGCCACCCAGGTGGGCCTCGAGGTGGAGGTGCTCGTGGAGGGACACTCCAAGTACGACGCCGCCAAGCGCTTCGGTCGCACCCCCGAGAACCGCACCGTCAACTTCGACGGGGATGCCCCCGCCGGCGCCCTGGTGAGGGTCCTCATCGAGCGCGCCACCCCCAACCAGCTCATGGGCAAGCAGACCCGGGTGGTGATGGCTCCTACCGTCGTCCCCCCTCCGGCCGAGGCCCTGGCGGGGGTCCAACCTGACCGGTTTCCTCTCGTGGTGTCGTAA
- a CDS encoding Crp/Fnr family transcriptional regulator, protein MAIVPETVLKACPIFKGFTDTGIAIFASIAVPRAFPKGTQLFAEGKKGESLLIVGEGTVRLSAKNQAGEEISLGDVGSGEPLGELALVQIGERLCTATAMNDVSALEIRHADFQKLLIQKPQACVKLLMGIVTYFGQKARDNREMLRTLVGKAPAA, encoded by the coding sequence ATGGCCATCGTGCCCGAGACAGTGCTGAAGGCGTGCCCCATCTTCAAGGGGTTCACCGACACTGGCATCGCGATCTTCGCCAGCATCGCCGTCCCGCGCGCCTTCCCCAAGGGCACCCAGCTCTTCGCCGAGGGCAAGAAGGGCGAGTCGCTGCTCATCGTCGGCGAGGGCACCGTGCGTCTCAGCGCGAAGAACCAGGCGGGCGAGGAGATCTCTCTCGGGGATGTGGGCTCCGGAGAGCCGCTGGGTGAGCTGGCCCTCGTGCAGATCGGCGAGCGGCTGTGCACCGCCACGGCCATGAACGACGTGTCCGCGCTGGAGATCCGCCACGCGGACTTCCAGAAGCTCCTCATCCAGAAGCCCCAGGCCTGCGTGAAGCTGCTGATGGGCATCGTCACGTACTTCGGCCAGAAGGCCCGCGACAACCGAGAGATGCTCCGCACGCTCGTCGGAAAGGCGCCTGCCGCCTGA
- a CDS encoding DedA family protein, producing the protein MEDLLTHLLSDTQGIFAYATVFLILLACGLGVPLPEDISLILGGFLAHKGAASLPVMMVVGFAGILAGDSLIFYFGRKLGKNVGRKPGGFFARIITPEKRAKVEGLFQKHGQKIVMIARFMPGVRAVTYFTAGSVGMSYWRFIFWDGLAALLSAPVFVFLGFHFGSELDYLIGQLKRSQTAVLIALAVIGAIWFVWHRRKTAAARAAAAQALQQAAVVPVIPQEGGSAGARAPFLDAGENQVVASRTSEQ; encoded by the coding sequence GTGGAAGATTTACTCACCCATCTGCTGAGCGACACCCAGGGCATCTTTGCCTACGCAACGGTCTTCTTGATCCTGCTGGCCTGTGGGCTCGGTGTTCCGCTTCCCGAGGACATCTCGCTCATCCTCGGCGGCTTCCTGGCGCACAAGGGCGCCGCCAGCCTGCCGGTGATGATGGTGGTCGGCTTCGCGGGCATCCTCGCGGGAGACAGCCTCATCTTCTACTTCGGCCGCAAGCTGGGGAAGAACGTGGGGCGCAAACCCGGCGGCTTCTTCGCCCGCATCATCACCCCCGAGAAGCGCGCCAAGGTCGAGGGCCTGTTCCAGAAGCACGGGCAGAAGATCGTCATGATCGCCCGCTTCATGCCGGGCGTGCGCGCGGTGACGTACTTCACCGCGGGCTCGGTGGGCATGTCCTACTGGCGCTTCATCTTCTGGGACGGCCTGGCCGCGCTGCTGTCCGCGCCGGTGTTCGTCTTCCTGGGCTTCCACTTCGGCAGCGAGCTGGACTACCTGATCGGCCAGCTCAAGCGGAGCCAGACCGCGGTGCTCATTGCCCTGGCCGTCATCGGCGCCATCTGGTTCGTGTGGCACCGCCGGAAGACGGCGGCCGCTCGAGCGGCGGCGGCGCAGGCCCTGCAGCAGGCCGCGGTGGTTCCCGTCATTCCCCAGGAGGGCGGCTCGGCCGGGGCCCGCGCGCCGTTCCTGGACGCCGGGGAGAACCAGGTCGTCGCCTCCCGCACCTCCGAGCAGTAG
- a CDS encoding TIGR02266 family protein, giving the protein MTESNQGPIGLAVKLPFATPEEFLAKYGANITRGGIYLRSRTVKPPGTPVTLDLKLSTGARIIYASAVVHFVTGQQGHGVSGMGLRFLTLDPETKRFLETAVAPLPHGQALTPPVPLGVGEADYTIPPTPTIAQPAAPPAPAPGQPEAPVSAAPPPAPPATPAPTPPLRLSPATPVPVAASAARPAAPIPTAPVPAQPAPPEPVAAAPAQPAPQAPVAAASEAEVAEEAILDAEELAPEPPEPPAPAPPEPPASAAQPPEPPEPPAPPPAPPEAPAPAAPPPPAPPAPPASQRPSGSFAPVVTANASTVPNAPPFEPPKEEPKREGPIIGIDLGTTNSCAGYVRHGKPEVLRSREGHNTVPSILALNTRGKMIIGHPAKGQMLTNPRQTVYGAKRLVGRAYDSPIVQHIKDRFHYEVAEGENGEAAVKLGNRVFSLQQISALILREVREVAQNHIGHAVSRAVITVPAYYNDNQRQAVREAGRLAGLHVERILNEPTAAALAYGYGRKLTQRILVYDLGGGTFDASVLELHDTVYEVISTGGDTFLGGIDFDNAIVEYLLEEFQKQTGKVFQGDRVAMQRIHDAAERAKCALSERSDIRIHVAFVTMIDNTPYDIDVTLTRKKLIELTESLVDRTLEVCDEVLKAKGLTPQDIQEVVLVGGQSRFPLVHEKITKFFGKPPTKNVHPDEAVALGAALLAHSLGQKEGVTLIDVLPMAIGVGLPGGRFKAVMERNSALPASKSYTLSTSRDQQAELELSIFQGDSDRTLENEFLGTLKLTGLPKRPRGEVKVTITFEVNSESLLTVTAKENSTGREVSSSFNTRDTPEAVKARMQEHSAANPPPAAAGSARGGPAAAMAAPPPEKKAGVVGWLKGLFGRR; this is encoded by the coding sequence TTGACGGAATCCAATCAGGGACCGATCGGGCTGGCGGTCAAGCTGCCCTTCGCCACCCCGGAAGAGTTCCTCGCGAAGTACGGCGCCAACATCACTCGGGGCGGCATCTACCTGCGCTCCAGGACGGTGAAGCCGCCGGGTACGCCTGTCACCCTGGATCTCAAGCTCTCCACCGGAGCGCGCATCATCTATGCGTCCGCGGTGGTGCACTTCGTCACCGGGCAGCAGGGCCACGGTGTCTCCGGCATGGGGTTGCGCTTCCTCACCCTGGATCCGGAGACCAAGCGCTTCCTCGAGACGGCTGTCGCTCCCCTGCCTCATGGGCAGGCGCTGACGCCGCCCGTGCCCCTGGGTGTCGGAGAGGCTGACTACACCATCCCTCCTACGCCTACAATCGCGCAGCCGGCGGCTCCTCCGGCTCCTGCCCCCGGGCAGCCCGAGGCGCCAGTCTCGGCGGCGCCTCCCCCTGCCCCGCCCGCGACGCCTGCTCCAACGCCTCCCCTGCGGCTCAGCCCGGCGACTCCTGTCCCGGTGGCGGCCTCCGCCGCGAGGCCCGCGGCTCCCATCCCGACGGCACCTGTCCCCGCGCAACCTGCGCCCCCGGAGCCGGTGGCTGCTGCCCCGGCGCAGCCCGCGCCTCAGGCTCCAGTGGCTGCTGCCTCGGAGGCAGAGGTCGCGGAAGAGGCCATCCTGGACGCGGAGGAGCTCGCTCCCGAGCCCCCGGAGCCTCCCGCCCCCGCTCCGCCCGAGCCTCCGGCGTCGGCAGCTCAGCCGCCCGAGCCGCCCGAGCCCCCAGCCCCGCCTCCTGCTCCTCCCGAGGCTCCCGCCCCGGCTGCTCCCCCGCCTCCGGCTCCGCCAGCCCCGCCGGCCTCGCAGCGCCCCAGCGGCAGCTTCGCTCCGGTTGTCACGGCCAATGCCTCCACGGTCCCCAACGCGCCTCCCTTCGAGCCTCCCAAGGAGGAGCCGAAGCGCGAAGGGCCGATCATCGGCATCGATCTGGGTACGACGAACTCGTGCGCCGGCTACGTGCGCCACGGCAAGCCCGAGGTGCTGCGCAGCCGCGAGGGCCACAACACCGTGCCCTCCATCCTGGCGCTCAACACGCGCGGGAAGATGATCATCGGGCACCCGGCCAAGGGGCAGATGCTCACCAACCCCCGGCAGACGGTGTACGGGGCCAAGCGGCTGGTGGGCCGCGCGTACGACTCGCCCATCGTCCAGCACATCAAGGATCGCTTCCACTACGAGGTCGCCGAGGGAGAGAACGGCGAGGCGGCGGTGAAGCTGGGCAACCGCGTCTTCTCGCTGCAGCAGATCTCCGCGCTGATCCTGCGCGAGGTGCGCGAGGTGGCGCAGAACCACATCGGGCACGCGGTGTCGCGGGCGGTGATCACCGTGCCCGCGTACTACAACGACAACCAGCGCCAGGCGGTGCGCGAGGCCGGGCGGCTGGCCGGGCTCCACGTGGAGCGCATCCTCAACGAGCCCACCGCGGCGGCGCTCGCGTACGGCTACGGGCGCAAGCTCACCCAGCGCATCCTCGTCTACGATCTGGGCGGCGGCACCTTCGACGCGTCCGTGCTGGAGCTGCACGACACCGTCTACGAGGTGATCTCCACCGGCGGCGACACCTTCCTGGGCGGCATCGACTTCGACAACGCCATCGTCGAGTACCTGCTGGAGGAGTTCCAGAAGCAGACGGGCAAGGTGTTCCAGGGCGACCGGGTGGCGATGCAGCGCATCCACGACGCGGCCGAGCGGGCCAAGTGCGCGCTGTCGGAGCGCTCGGACATCCGCATCCACGTGGCGTTCGTGACGATGATCGACAACACGCCGTACGACATCGACGTCACGCTCACGCGCAAGAAGCTCATCGAGCTGACCGAGTCGCTGGTGGATCGCACCCTGGAGGTCTGCGACGAGGTGCTCAAGGCCAAGGGCCTGACGCCGCAGGACATCCAGGAGGTGGTGCTGGTGGGAGGCCAGAGCCGCTTCCCGCTGGTGCACGAGAAGATCACGAAGTTCTTCGGCAAGCCGCCCACCAAGAACGTGCACCCGGACGAGGCGGTGGCGCTGGGCGCGGCGCTGCTGGCGCACAGCCTGGGGCAGAAGGAGGGTGTCACCCTCATCGACGTGCTGCCGATGGCCATCGGCGTGGGGCTGCCGGGTGGACGCTTCAAGGCGGTGATGGAGCGGAACTCGGCGCTGCCGGCGTCCAAGTCGTACACGCTGTCCACCAGCCGCGATCAACAGGCGGAGCTCGAGCTGAGCATCTTCCAGGGAGACTCGGATCGCACGCTGGAGAACGAGTTCCTGGGCACGCTGAAGCTCACGGGCCTGCCCAAGCGCCCCCGCGGCGAGGTGAAGGTGACGATCACCTTCGAGGTGAACAGCGAGTCGCTGCTGACGGTGACGGCGAAGGAGAACTCCACGGGGCGCGAGGTCTCCAGCTCCTTCAACACCCGCGACACGCCCGAGGCCGTGAAGGCGCGGATGCAGGAGCACTCCGCGGCCAACCCTCCGCCCGCGGCGGCGGGCTCGGCGCGGGGTGGGCCCGCGGCGGCCATGGCCGCTCCCCCGCCCGAGAAGAAGGCGGGAGTGGTGGGCTGGCTCAAGGGCCTGTTCGGGCGACGCTGA
- the guaB gene encoding IMP dehydrogenase has protein sequence MLNPEIRLALTFDDVLLQPAESAVIPRDVELSTRLTRNLRLNMPLLSAAMDTVTEARTAIAMAQEGGIGVIHKNMTPEQQALEVLKVKKFESGMVVDPVTTEPEAPLARAIELMRQHGVSGIPVVKGKRLVGIVTSRDVRFETNLSQKVEQVMTRKLVTGREGIHQAEAQQLLHQHRIEKLLIVNEEFELKGLITIKDIEKRRTHPNAAKDAKGRLLCAAAVGVSADREARIDALVKAGVDVIVVDTAHGHSRGVLDGVRDTRKNFKGFELIAGNVATAEGTRALIEAGVDAVKVGIGPGSICTTRVVAGVGVPQVTAVDDCAREAAKHDIPIISDGGIKYSGDIVKAIAAGASSVMIGSLFAGTEEAPGDVILYQGRSYKSYRGMGSLGAMKQGAKDRYFQADVDAVKLVPEGIEGRVPYKGTLAMNIHQMLGGIRSGMGYVGCRTIEELRTKAQFVRITSAGLKESHVHDVIITEEAPNYRVE, from the coding sequence ATGCTGAACCCCGAAATCCGGCTCGCGCTCACCTTCGATGACGTCCTGCTGCAGCCCGCCGAGAGCGCCGTCATCCCCCGGGATGTCGAGCTGTCCACGCGGCTGACCCGCAACCTGCGCCTGAACATGCCGCTCTTGTCGGCGGCCATGGACACCGTCACCGAGGCCCGCACGGCCATCGCGATGGCGCAGGAAGGCGGTATCGGCGTCATCCACAAGAACATGACCCCCGAGCAGCAGGCGCTCGAGGTGCTCAAGGTGAAGAAGTTCGAGAGCGGCATGGTGGTGGACCCCGTCACCACCGAGCCCGAGGCGCCGCTGGCTCGCGCCATCGAGCTGATGCGCCAGCACGGCGTGTCCGGCATCCCCGTGGTGAAGGGCAAGCGGCTGGTGGGCATCGTCACCAGCCGGGACGTACGCTTCGAGACGAACCTGTCCCAGAAGGTGGAGCAGGTGATGACGCGCAAGCTGGTCACCGGGCGCGAGGGCATCCACCAGGCCGAGGCCCAGCAGCTGCTGCACCAGCACCGCATCGAGAAGCTCCTCATCGTCAACGAGGAGTTCGAGCTCAAGGGGCTCATCACCATCAAGGACATCGAGAAGCGGCGCACGCACCCCAACGCGGCCAAGGACGCCAAGGGGCGCCTGCTGTGCGCCGCCGCCGTGGGTGTCTCCGCGGACCGCGAGGCCCGCATCGACGCGCTGGTGAAGGCCGGCGTGGACGTGATCGTCGTGGACACGGCGCACGGCCACTCCCGAGGCGTGCTCGACGGGGTGCGCGACACGCGCAAGAACTTCAAGGGCTTCGAGCTGATCGCCGGCAACGTGGCCACCGCCGAGGGCACCCGCGCGCTGATCGAGGCCGGGGTGGACGCGGTGAAGGTGGGCATCGGGCCGGGCTCCATCTGCACCACGCGCGTGGTGGCCGGCGTGGGCGTGCCGCAGGTCACCGCCGTGGATGACTGCGCCCGCGAGGCCGCCAAGCACGACATCCCCATCATCTCGGATGGCGGCATCAAGTACTCGGGCGACATCGTGAAGGCGATCGCCGCAGGGGCCAGCTCGGTGATGATCGGCTCGCTCTTCGCGGGCACCGAGGAGGCGCCGGGCGACGTCATCCTGTACCAGGGCCGCAGCTACAAGAGCTACCGGGGCATGGGCTCGCTGGGAGCGATGAAGCAGGGCGCCAAGGACCGCTACTTCCAGGCGGACGTGGACGCGGTGAAGCTGGTGCCCGAAGGCATCGAGGGCCGCGTGCCGTACAAGGGCACCCTGGCGATGAACATCCACCAGATGCTGGGCGGCATCCGCAGCGGCATGGGCTACGTGGGCTGCCGCACCATCGAGGAGCTGAGGACCAAGGCCCAGTTCGTGCGCATCACCTCGGCGGGGCTCAAGGAGAGCCACGTGCACGACGTCATCATCACCGAGGAGGCGCCCAACTACCGGGTGGAGTAG